The Pseudomonas sp. SCB32 DNA window TACCCCGAGGGTGTTCCAGTCAAAGCCAAGCTGGATACCGGCGCGCTGACCTCGTCGATGGACGCGAAGGACCTCGCGTACTTCGACAAGGACGGCAAGAAGTGGGTGCGCTTCAAGGTCGTGGTCAAGAACAGCGATACCGGCGACGAGACGGTCCAGGAGTTCGCCCGCCCCGTGCTGAGAAAGGTCAAGGTCAGCGGTGCCGGCGGCGCGGATCATCGTCCGGTGGTATCGCTGCAGATCTGCCTGGGCAACCAGCTGCTCGACGAAGAGTTCTCGCTGCGGGATCGCAAGGACATGCTCTACCCGGTGCTGATCGGTCGAAAGACCCTGGAGCACATAGGCCCCGTCGATGTGCGGCGTACCTTCACCCAGAAGCCCAGCTGCGAGGGCTGAGTGGCACAGAGCCGCCCGTTGCTGCGGCGGTCCATCGCCATTCGTGGCATAGCTCCGGCGGCCTCGCAGGAGCAGGCTCTGGCCGCGATGACCCCGAACGGGACCTTGATCGCTGCACGGATGAATCCGCGCCTGCAGTAATGGCACCTTCGGGTCTTTGTGCCGGGCGCAGCCTCAACGGCGCTATGATGCGCGGCACGAGGAACAGGGAGTGATCTCCAGGGAGGAGCGGCAATGGTTCATGGATACAACCTGGCGCTGATCATGGCCGCAGCGCTGGATGCACTGGCCGCTGCGCTGCACATCGGCGTCGTGATCGTCGGGCCGCGCTGGTATCGACTCTTTGGAGCGGGCGAGCGCATGGCTCGCGCCGCCGAAGCCGGCAGGCTGTACCCGGCGGTGATCACCCTCGGCATCGCCCTGGTCCTGTTCGCCTGGGCAGGCTACGCACTCTCCGGCGCTGCGGTAATCGGCCCTTTGCCATTGCTGCGCCCGGCTCTAGTCGCGATCACACTGGTGTACCTGTTCCGGGGCATCGCCGGCCCCTACCTGCTGCACGGTACTGGCCGGAGCCGGCAATTCATCATCCTCAGCTCGGCTATTTGCCTGGGCGTTGCGCTCACCCATCTGCTGGGGCTGCTCCAGGTATGGAGCCGGCTGGGCTAGGTGCTGGGTCGGTAGCTGCGGCCTGTCGGGCATTTCGCCTCGGATAGCTCCAACGCTGCGGGTGCACGGTGTTATCATGTAACGCTAACGGAGAATGTTTGAACAGGCGGGCCGATATGCAGGCCTGTGCCGATTCCGTGTCGAACAGAATCGGCGGCAATCTTGAGCAAGTGCGGACTTAGCGTGGTGATTTGAGTGAAGCGCAATGATGTAAAAGCCCGGAATGCCGCGGGCATATCCTTTGATACCCACGTGATCGCCAACCCGACCAATACCCGAGAGTGGATCGTGTTCTTCAAGAAGGACGCGGGGCGCAGCTTTTTCCTCGTGGACGAGAGCGAGCAGGTCGAGTCGTTCGCGCAGCTGGATAGCCTGATCGGCGAGTTGCGCGAGCTGGGCATCAAGAACGTGGAAATCCATCTCTGATCCGCAGAGTCATCCAGAGGCACCGCCATGTCCAATCAGCATCGATTTCCGCAAATGATCAACAGCGGCATGGGATGGGCACTCCAGTGAGTTGTTCGACCGGCCGGAAGATCGACCATCTGCGCCGGCAGATCCCGAATTTCGCCTGCGTGCCGGGTTGCCACGACTGCTGCGGGCCGGTGACCGCGTCCTCTGAGGAAATGTCGCGCCTGCCGGTGAAGAGCGATGCCGAGCATGAGGCCGCGCTCGCGCACTGGAACTGCGTGCACCTGGGGCCCCAGGGCTGCGAGGTGTACGACGAGCGTCCGCTGATCTGCCGGTTGTTCGGCACCACCCCGAGCCTGCCATGCCCGCGCGGCCGTGGGCCGGAAATCGCAATCGATGAGCAGGTCGAGCGCCAGGTGCATGAGTTGATCGCGACGACCCGGCAGGTGCTGGTCTAGCGGGTAGGGCGCTACGACAGCGGCGCCCCCTGGCGCTAGCGGGTCATGTAGCCGAGCTGCCAGGAGCGCGGGACGAAGTAGACGATCACCGCCAGCGCGCAGGCCAGCGCTCCGCTCATGGCCATCGCCGCCATCCCCAGGTGATGTTCCAGGAACGCGCCCAGCGCACCGCCCAGCAGCATGCCGCTCCAGGGCACGAGCTGCACCCGCCAGCCATCATGGCGTTCCCCCAGTAGCCAGCGCCCGAGGCCACGGCCGAAACGGGACAGGGCACCGGTTACGTAGGTGAGGCCGATGGGCATGCCATTCACCTGCTCCACAACCGCGTTCAGCATCCCCATCGCGACGATTGCCGCAACGAAGGCGGGGAGGGTCTGCGCCTCGGGCCAGAGTGCGGCGAGCCCGAGCAGTGCTGCGACGACCATCAGCAGCGGCGTGGCCCGCCGCTTGAACCAGCGGGCCAGGACAACGCCCAGGGCGTTGCCGGCAACGAAGCACAGCACTGCCAGCGACAGTCGCCACAGGCTCGTCAGGTCGTGGTCATTCACGGCGACGGCAAGCCGGGTGGTGTTGCCGCTCATGAAGGACACGAAGTCGCCAGTGGCCAGAAAGCCGATCGCATCGGTCATCCCCGCCAGCACGGACAACCCCGCGACGAGCCCCAGCCCGACACGCCCACGCAGGAGGTGGAGCCGCGATCGTTTGGCGCTGCGGGGCGTCGGAGCATGAGGAAGCATGGAGATACCGCCTGGTTGGATGAGGCTATGACTAGGGGGAGGGGATCAGCCTTGCGCGGTGGGCACTTCGTCTTCGCTGATGCAGTGCTCGATTTCGGTCACCTTGCGCAACGCCAGGTCGGCGTTGGGATAGGCGCCAAACATGCGCCCCTGGTAGAAGACCACCCAGACGAAGCCTGACGGCTCCATATCCGGGAGCCCTTTGAGCCGCGACTGGAATCGGTCGGGCAAATCGTCGATGTGCATCTGTGCCATACCGCGCAGGATCATGGCGGGTCACCTCCATTTCGCTCGGCGGTATTTTCGATCCGCGCTGACGGTTGGGCAATACGACGGAAGTTTGTCCCGGACCATGATGGCGGGCGGTCACTGGGACGCCGGTGACGGATAGAGGCCGGCCAGACGCGCGATGAGGACGCCCACGTAGAAGACGCCGGTGAACTCTTCGATCATCACCAGCGAGCGGGCGTGATTGGTCAGCGGCACGATGTCGCCATACCCGGTGGTGGTGAGGGTGGTGAAGCTGAAGTAGATCAGCTTGAAGAAGGTCCCGGTCTGGGTGAAGTCCAGACGGGTGGGGCCGAACGAGCCGGGAAAAGTCATCTCGACCTGGGCATGGATGAAGGACCAGGCGAAGGCCAGCATGATGTAGCCGGCCAGCGCGCCGTGCAGCTTGTCCGCGGTGATCTGCCCGCGCCTGAGTACATAGCGAAGCACGCCGCCGCTCGGCCAATACGATTCGAGCAGGCTGATCAATCTCGGCAACAATCGCTGGTTGTTCAAGCCGGAACTGGGCATCTCCAAGCGCCTGGGCGCCGTGACCCTGGAGTTGTCCGGGGCGGGCACCTTCTTCACGGACAATGACGACTTCTACGGCCACCGGGAGCTTTCCCAGAATCCGATCTACCAGGTGCAGGGACATCTGATCCATGCCTTTGCCAATAACGTCTGGGCGGCGTTGGATGCGACGTACTTCGCGGGTGGGAGCACGTCAATCGATGGCGTAGGCAACCACGACTTCCAGGAAAACACCCGCTACGGCGCCACCCTCGCATTGCCGTTAAGCCGACAACATTCGCTGAAGCTGTATGCGAGCAATGGTGCGCATAAGCTACGAGCAAGCGTCCCGGTAGGGGCGCCTTCTGCCACTATTTCTCGCAGCCGCCCCCGAGCGGACCACTGCCGGGTGCCTGAATCAACCTGGCACGCCGAACCAGCTCTTGACCACGCGCATGGTCGGTGGAATGGGCGTGGTGACGGTATCGAGGACGCGGCGGTAGCCGGTCGACAGGATGAGCCAGGCGCCGTCGCGCTTGACGTATTCGTCCTGGTAAAGCGCCGTGCCCTGGACCATCCAGTCGTCATCGAGGTTGATCACCTGATCTTCCAGGTACCACACGCCACGGGCGCGATCGGGGGCGATCAGCTCGATCTCGGGATGGTGTCCCTGGTGCTTGGACAGCAAGGTCGGACGGTCCATCAGCTGCCTCAGCCCGGCGATGAAGGCGTCGCGGCCGACGAAGGCGTATGTGCCACTGTCCAGCTGGGTCGTGACGTCCTCGGCGAGGCAGGCGGCGAACAGTGCCCAATCATGGGTATCGATGGCGCGGAAGTAGCGGTACTTGAGTTGGCGGATCTGTTCGATCTCCAGAAGGGCTTCGAGGGGCTCGATCATCTGCCTGGCTCCGGCGGCTATGGGGGGAGCAAAGAGCGTGTCAGTGTGCCATCGACAGCTCATCGTCCAAGGGGACTAGCCCTAGTCCGATCGGCCGATTCCCACCCTTGCGAACGATGCAAGTCTGCTCCCTGCCTGCCTCACCGCAGGTCGAGCTGCAAGGCTCGTGGCATGCCCGAGGACATCCCCCAACCGACGCACCGAGCAATCCACGTCAGGCAACGTCACCGCCGCCCCTTCGGTGACCTTCGGCTAACGCGGGCAACGCCGCCTCCACACAACAATAAGGAAAGGAGAAATCACCCATGAACATGCTGCAAGGCAAGGTGGCGCTGGTCACCGGTGGCGGTCAGGGCGTGGGCCAGGGCATTGCCTTCGCCCTCGCCGCCGAGGGCGCCAGGGTCGCCGTCGCGGGCCGCACCCGCGCCACACTGGAACAGACCGTGGAAGAAATCCGCAAGCGGGGCGGCGAAGCGCTGGCGGTAGAGTGTGACGTGATGAGCGCAGCCGATCTCGATCGCAGCGTGGCCCAGGTGGTGGAAGCCTTCGGCGGCCTCGATATCCTGGTCAACAACGCGCAGATCGTGCCGCTGGGGCGCATCCTCGACGTCAGCGACGAGGAGTTCATGAAGGGCATCGATTCGGGCCCTATTGCCACCCTGCGCCTGATGCGCGCCTGCTACCCGCACCTCAAAGGCAATGGATCGATCGTCAACCTGGCTTCTTCCGCCTCCGTACGCTGGGATGCCTCTGGCTACGGCCACTACGCCGCCACCAAGGAAGCCATCCGCTCCCTGAGCCGCGCGGCCGCCTGCGAATGGGGCGTGGACGGCATCCGCGTCAACGTCATCGCCCCTCATGCCCTGTCACCGGGACTGCGCGGCTGGGTGGATGCCCATCCGGCGGAGGCCGAGGCGTTCTTCCAGAGCATTCCGCTGCGGCGGGTCGGCGACTGCGAAGCGGATATCGGCCGCACCGTGGCCTTCCTGGTCAGCGACAACGCCCGCTACCTGACCGGCGCCACCATCCCGCTGGATGGCGGCCAAGCCTACTGGGGTTGAACAAGGAGTCTTTCATGCAACGTCTGGCAAACAAGATCGCCATCATCACCGGAGGCGCCCGCGGCATGGGTGCCGAAACCGCGCGCCTGTTCGTCTCCGAAGGCGCCCGCGTGGTCATCGCCGACCTCCTCGAACAGGAAGGCGCGGCCCTGGCCGTCGAGCTGGGTGAAGCGGCCAGCTTCCAGCGCCTGGACGTCAGCTGCGAGGAAAACTGGCAGCGCGTGGTACAGGCCACCCTGGAACGTCACGGACGAATCGATGTGCTGGTGAACAACGCTGCCGTACTGGTGTTCGGTGCCATCGAAGAACTGTCCAAGGCGGAGTTCGAACGGGCGCTGTCGATCAACCTGACCGGCACCTTCCTCGGCATCCACAGCGTGGCGCCGATCATGCGCGAACAAGGCCGTGGCGCTATCGTCAATATTTCCTCGGTGGATGGCCTGCGAGGCGTCAATGCCCTGGCCGCCTACGTATCGAGCAAATGGGGCGTGCGCGGCCTGACCAAGGTCGCGGCACTGGAGCTCGGCCCACACGGCGTGCGGGTCAACTCGGTGCATCCGGGCGGCGTCGATACGCTGATGTCCAACCCCACCGGCGCCGCGCGCGACGAACTGGCCGGGCAGTACCGCACGGTGCCGCAGCAGCGCATCGGCGCACCGGAAGAGATAGCCCGCGCCACGCTGTTCCTCGCCAGTGACGAGGCCAGCTACTGCAACGGCAGCGAACTGTCGGTGGATGGTGGCGTAGCGGCGGGCGCTTATTATCCGGGCTTGCCGGGTTCGCCGATCTAGGCCGGAGCGGGCGGTCCTGTCCCTAAGACTGCCCGCACTGTTTTTCACCTGGGGCCACTGCGTTTCATGGGCCCGACAGCTCAGTACTCCACGTCCTTCGGCGATGGCTGTGCCTCGCGCAGCTCGGCCCTGATTGCAGCATGGACAATCGCTACCGTGGCAGCATGCACCATCCAGCCGTGGCTCAAAATTAGCCGCGGCGAGCGTGGTCGCTTTGTCCGTAACCATGAGGTGCCAGGCTGGCTGCAGGCGCATGATCAACGTCCGCTACTGGCCGATAGTTGCCGCCAACCAGCGGCAACTTCCGCCCCAAGCGGCCACTCACGAACAGCCGCATCCGGCCAGAAGGGACGTTCAGAGGAGAGACATTGAATCTGTCCTCTTTCCCGACAGGCCCAGGGCGGGTGCGCAAGCGGGGCGCAGTGAACCTCTGGGCGCTTCGGCTGGATTTCGGCTACGCCTTGCCCAGGACAGGTTCACGCTCGCGCCGTCATGTACGCCTGTTCACAAGGCATTCATTTCAGCAATATCGCGCGCCACCTGATCTGCAGAGTGGTCGAACATCGCCTGCTCCTGCGCATCCAGCGACATCTCGATCACCCGCACGAGCCCCTCGTCTGAGAGTACACAGGGGACACCCATGGCAATCCCTGTTCGCCCGTACTCGCCCTCGAGAATCGCGACCGCCGGCAAAATGCGGTTTCGCCCATTGGCGATAGCGTCCACCATCTGTGCAATTGCCACGCCCGGCGCGTCGCAGGCGCTCCCCAGCTTCTTCAAGCCCAGAATCTCGCCGCCACCCTTGCGTGTGCGCTCTACGATCCGCTCTATCTGCTCACTGGACAGGAAGTGAGACAGTGGCACCGAACCGACCGCGCAGTATCGCATCAGCGGCACCATGCTATCGCCATGCCCGCCCAGGACCAGCGCGGTGATATCCCGAGTAGAAAACCCTGTCTCCTCGGCAATGAAGCACTTCATGCGCGCTGTATCGAGCACGCCCGCCTGCCCGAAGACCCTGTTGCGTCCCAGCCCACTAAGGCTGCAAGCCCGATAGGTCAGCACGTCGACCGGGTTCGATACCACCAACACCGTCGCCGCCGGAGCATGACGATTGATATCGAGCATGATGCTGTCGAGGATCGGCAGATTGATACTCAATACATCCTGGCGCGACTGACCAGGCTTGCGGGGAACTCCCGCCGTAATCACCACCAGGTCAGAGCCTTGCAGCAATTCGGCATTGGACCCGCCGTAAACCCGGGTGTCTGACCCCGACTCGACTGCCGCCTGCCAGATGTCCAGCGCCTTGCCCTTTGCCAACTCACCCTGCACATCAATCAACGCCAACTCACGACAGAGTTCATCCAGGGCGATGATCTGAGCCGCCGCCTCACCGACTATACCGGCACCCACAATTGATAGTTTGTTCACCTCACACCTCCGCGCGGTGCGGGCCACGAGCAATACGCGCACCTTTGCAGATAAGTATTAGCCGCTAACGCAAAAAGGCCACACGGAGGTGACCGAAGTCGTCACGGATGGACAGTCCTGGCCGAAGCCGGACGCGTGACGCATGAGAAGAAGTACTAGGGCTGGGCGAGGTGCGCGTTGCTGGTGATGACGCCTTGCACGATTTCCACCGCTCCGTTGATGGCGAACTGAACGCCCATGCAGACGAGCAGGAAACCCATCAGGCGGGATATGGCATCGATGCCGGATGCGCCTGTCGCTTTCATGATCCAGTCCGAGGCGCGCAGGCAGATCCAGAGCGTCAGTGCCGATGACAGGAAAATCAGTGGCGGGGCGGTCAGCAGGACCCACTGCGGAAAGCTCGTGCTGTGTTTGATCGTGGCGGAGGAGCTGATGATCATCGCGATGGTGCCAGGGCCGGCGGTGCTGGGCATGGCGAGCGGGATGAAGGCGAAACTGGCGCGTTCGGCATTGCCTTCCTGCGGGGCCGTGGACGGGATGGGTTGGGGGAACAGCATCCTGCCGCCGATGATGCAGAGGATTCCGCCCCCGGCGATCCGCAAGCCGGGGATGGAGATGTTGAAGACATCCATGATGAATTCACCGATGTAGTAGGTGAAGGTCATGATGAGGAAGACGTAGAACGCGGTCAGGAGTGCCTGTCTGTTCTTTTCTTCGCGGCTGAATCCTTGGGAAAGCGCCAGGAACAGCGCGACGGTCGTCGGCGGGTTGATCAAGGGAAGTATTGCCAGAAGACCGAGAACGATAGCGTCGAACAGACTGCTCATATCCGGGGGTCCTTGTCATGTTCCGGATGTTCTCCGCGGCTTGGACGCCGCGGATTTTCGCTCATGCCAGTGGGGGGCGGGCTACTTGCTGAGCATGATGCTCAGGTCGCTGTTCACTTCCTTGATGGCCTGCTTGAAGTCGTCGGCGGTAATGGCCTCCTTGTCGTTCTCGAGCGTCTTGCCGAAGATCTTGCGCACCACATAGACCATGGGTTTGCCGGTCGCGACGTCGGTGATGCTGGCCTCGACATAGAGCTCGGTATTCTGGTCCCGATGTCCGGTGGCGGCGGATGTGGCGCCGACGATCGCGGCGATGGGAACCACTTCGTACCACTTCATGCCTTCGTTGGAGGCACTGACGCCGGTAATGGCGGCCTTCACCTGCATGGCGCGCTGGCCGGCGGGGACGGCCTGCCGGGTGGGAACTACCTTGTACTGCAGGGCGATCGTCTGCTTCGCGGTGGAGCTGGCGTAGTTCTGCAGGTCCTGCAGGGTCTTCTGGTTCACCCGCTCATTCGGTTTTGGCGCCGGGTACAACACCAGTTTGTCGAAAACGACCGTGCTATAGGAGCGCGGCTTGAAGTCCGGAGACACCCAGCGCATCACTGGATGTCCACTGGGCGACGTCGCTTCCTGGAGCCCCGAATAGTTGGGCAGGAAGCCGGAGTACTGCTCTTTTTCCGTAACTTGCGAAACACAGCCGGTGATAAGGACGCTGCTGAAGATGGCGCAAAGTAGCGTTTTATCAAATCTGCTCATGATGGGTTTCCTTGCCGACGTTAGGGCGCATTGGGAGCTGGATTTCACGTTTCGATGGGTGAACTTTCCGTTGGCGTCCGATGCCGCGACAAAGGGCGCCTGAAGCAATTACCGGGTGTCATGTCTTCGATTCGAATTGCAGTATTGGCCTGTGTGAAAAGTAGTGCGAAGAAGTTTAGGCGTGATTTTGCCCGCAGCCACTGTGGGGATTTTCTTCAGCAACCGAATCGAACGGATTCGGTTAAGGCCGCTCCCGAGCTGGGCAGCCTTCTGGCGTTCGACGGCGTGTTTTCCCGATAGCGCTGCGCGCGGTCCGGCCCTTCAACGGTCGAGGCTGTTGCGTTGCTGCTCGAACCAGTCCAGCACGGCCTGGCACGCCGGGTGCGCGGCGCCGCTGTCGCGCAGCCAGAGGGCGTAGCGGCCGCCGGTCTTCAAGGCTTCGCCAAAGGGCACGATGAGGTCGCCGCGCTGCAGGGCATCGTGGGCGAGCATGCGATCGGTCATGGCCACGCCCAGGCCTCGGGTGGCGGCATCCAGCGCCAGGTCGTCGAGGTTGAACAGGATGTGCTTGAACTGCGTGGGCGGCGCGTCGGCCTGCGCGCGCAGCCACTGCGGCCATTCCAGGCGGCCGGTGGAGGCGTGGATCAGCGCATGCCGGGCCAGTTCCTCCAGCGAGCGTGGCGGCTCCTGGCCATCGTCCAGACGCGGGGCGCACACCGGGATCAGGTATTCGTCGTAGAGCGGCATGAGCGTGCGGCCCTGTGGGTCGCTGCCGCTGGGAAGATAGAGCACGTAGGCATCGCAGTCACCGCCATCGTCCACCACTTCGCCACCCACGGTCTCGATGGACAGGCATAGCTCCGGGTGCTGGGTGTAGAAGGAGCTCAGGCGCGGCAGCAGCCAGCGCACCGCCAGCGACACGAAGGTGCGGATGCGGAAGGGGCGGTCCTGCGAGGCGGGGGCCAGGCGCTCTTCCAGGCGCAGCAACTGCTTGAGCATGCCCTGGGCCACCGTGTACACCTCACGGCCGGCATCGGTCAGGGCGACCTTGCGGCTGGTGCGGTCGAACAGCGGCACCCGGTAGTGCTCCTCCAATTGCTGTACCTGCCGGCTGATGGCGCTCTGGGTCAGGTGCAGCTGCCGCGCCGCCTCGGTGAAGCTGCCGGCCTCGGCGACCTGCACCAGTGCCTGGAGTGCCTGCAGGGAGGGAACGCGAAGCAATCTGTCCATACGGGTGATCCATGCAAATCCGGAATGGAAGGATGAAAAATGAGCGTTGGCGCAACTCGCGCAACTGCCCGTAGATTCTGGCCATAACGCGCCATCGGGGAGAATCGCTTAGATACCCTCAGCGCATGGATTGTGAAGGAGTACCAGGCAATGAACAATCACTGTGGCTGGATCGCCCAGGCGGGCGAATTGCCAGCCCGAGCGCAACTTGTCGGTACCCAGCGGGCGGACTGGCTGATCATCGGTGGCGGCATCACCGGCCTGTCCGCCGCGCACACCCTGGCCCGGCGTTTTCCGCAGCAGCGTATCGTTCTGCTGGAGCGCCAGCGCATCGCCCAAGGCGCTTCCGCGCGCAATTCCGGCTTCGTGGTCGCCCATGAGCTGCCGTCGCCCGCCGAGCGGCTCGGCCAGCCGGGACACGGCGCTTACCAGGTGGCTTCGCGTATCGGCGTCAGCGCTGCGCAGGAAGTCCGCCAGCGCATCGCCGAACTGGGCATCGACTGCGAGCTGAATGACGACGGCTACCATTTCGCCGCGCACCGCCCCGAGCACCTGGAGGACATCGACAACATCCTCGCAAGCCTGGCATCGGTCGGCGCGACCGCGCGCTATTTCGAGGGCGCCGCCCTGGAACAGCGACTCGGCAGCGCCTTCTATGCGCGGGCCATCCATTGCACCGGCGGCAATGCGCTGCTGCAGCCGGCCCGCTATGTGCGGGGTCTGGCCGAGGGCCTGCCGGCATCTGTGGACGTCTACGAGCAGAGCGCCGTGACCGACCTGAGCCGCAGCGGCCAGGGCTGGACGGCGCGCACCGCGCAAGGCGAGGTGCACGCTCCGCAAGTATTGGTGTGCCTCGGGGCTTTCATCGCCCGCGCCGGGGTGCGCAACAGCGGAGCCTTCCCGCTGGAGCTCAGCGCCAGCATCACCCGCCCGCTGGACGAGCCGCGTTGGCAGTCGCTGTTCGGCGAGCGCCAATGGGGCGTGCTCGCGCCGCTGCCGGGCGGTGGCACCGTGCGCCTGCTGCCGGGGCGGCGGCTGCTGATCCGCAACACCGTCGAATATCGCCATCGCGACCTCGGCGCTGGTGCCCTGGCGGAGCGTCAGCGCCGCCACCTGGCGGGCCTGCAGAAGCGCTTCCCCGGCATCGTTGCGGACGACATCGCCTACACCTGGACCGGCCACCTGAGCGGCACCCGCTCGGGCGAACCCTACTTCGCCCGCGTCGACCGGGGCCTGCATGCCGTGGCCGGCTGCAACGGTTCGGGCGTGGCGCGCGGCACCCTGTGGGGTCGCCTGCTGGTGGAAATGGCGGCGGGCGACAGTTCGCCCGTGCTCGCCGATGTGCTGGCCCAGGCCAGCCCCGGCTACCTGCCACCCAGCCCGTTCTTCGATATCGGCGCCTCGCTGCGCATGGCCTGGGAAGTGCGCCGCGCGCGCGCCGAGGCTTGATCCATCCCTTTACCCCCGCACGACAACCCATAAAGACAAGAAACGAGGGCAGCATGATCAACCGTTCCATGACTCTGGCCAGTCTCACCCTGACGGGCCTCACCCTGGCCTCTGCGGCCGGCACCGTCCAGGCGGCGCAGACCGTCACCATCGCCAACTGGAGCAGCTACATCGCCGACGACACGCTGGCCAATTTCACCCAGCAGACCGGTATCCAGACCACCTACGACCTGGTGGACAGCAACGAGACCACCGAAGCCAAGCTGATGACCGGCGTCAGTGGCTACGACCTGGCCAGCCCGTCCAACCACTTCCTGCCGCGCCTGATCAAGGCGGGTGCCATCCAGGAGCTGGACAAGAGCAAGCTGCCGCACTGGAATAACCTCGATCCGAAGCTGATGAAGATCCTCGAGGTCAGCGACCCGGGCAACCGCTACGCCATTCCCTATCTCTGGGTGACCGTGGGCATCGGCTACAACGAGGACAAGATCAAGGCCATCTTCGGCAACACCGACGTCACTAAGAGCTGGCAGTTGCTGTTCGATCCGAAGAACCTCTCGAAGCTCGCCCAGTGCGGCGTGGCGGTGATCGACAACTCCACGCAGAT harbors:
- a CDS encoding YoaK family protein, whose product is MLPHAPTPRSAKRSRLHLLRGRVGLGLVAGLSVLAGMTDAIGFLATGDFVSFMSGNTTRLAVAVNDHDLTSLWRLSLAVLCFVAGNALGVVLARWFKRRATPLLMVVAALLGLAALWPEAQTLPAFVAAIVAMGMLNAVVEQVNGMPIGLTYVTGALSRFGRGLGRWLLGERHDGWRVQLVPWSGMLLGGALGAFLEHHLGMAAMAMSGALACALAVIVYFVPRSWQLGYMTR
- a CDS encoding glucose 1-dehydrogenase codes for the protein MQRLANKIAIITGGARGMGAETARLFVSEGARVVIADLLEQEGAALAVELGEAASFQRLDVSCEENWQRVVQATLERHGRIDVLVNNAAVLVFGAIEELSKAEFERALSINLTGTFLGIHSVAPIMREQGRGAIVNISSVDGLRGVNALAAYVSSKWGVRGLTKVAALELGPHGVRVNSVHPGGVDTLMSNPTGAARDELAGQYRTVPQQRIGAPEEIARATLFLASDEASYCNGSELSVDGGVAAGAYYPGLPGSPI
- a CDS encoding LysR substrate-binding domain-containing protein, coding for MDRLLRVPSLQALQALVQVAEAGSFTEAARQLHLTQSAISRQVQQLEEHYRVPLFDRTSRKVALTDAGREVYTVAQGMLKQLLRLEERLAPASQDRPFRIRTFVSLAVRWLLPRLSSFYTQHPELCLSIETVGGEVVDDGGDCDAYVLYLPSGSDPQGRTLMPLYDEYLIPVCAPRLDDGQEPPRSLEELARHALIHASTGRLEWPQWLRAQADAPPTQFKHILFNLDDLALDAATRGLGVAMTDRMLAHDALQRGDLIVPFGEALKTGGRYALWLRDSGAAHPACQAVLDWFEQQRNSLDR
- a CDS encoding nuclear transport factor 2 family protein; protein product: MIEPLEALLEIEQIRQLKYRYFRAIDTHDWALFAACLAEDVTTQLDSGTYAFVGRDAFIAGLRQLMDRPTLLSKHQGHHPEIELIAPDRARGVWYLEDQVINLDDDWMVQGTALYQDEYVKRDGAWLILSTGYRRVLDTVTTPIPPTMRVVKSWFGVPG
- a CDS encoding FAD-binding oxidoreductase yields the protein MNNHCGWIAQAGELPARAQLVGTQRADWLIIGGGITGLSAAHTLARRFPQQRIVLLERQRIAQGASARNSGFVVAHELPSPAERLGQPGHGAYQVASRIGVSAAQEVRQRIAELGIDCELNDDGYHFAAHRPEHLEDIDNILASLASVGATARYFEGAALEQRLGSAFYARAIHCTGGNALLQPARYVRGLAEGLPASVDVYEQSAVTDLSRSGQGWTARTAQGEVHAPQVLVCLGAFIARAGVRNSGAFPLELSASITRPLDEPRWQSLFGERQWGVLAPLPGGGTVRLLPGRRLLIRNTVEYRHRDLGAGALAERQRRHLAGLQKRFPGIVADDIAYTWTGHLSGTRSGEPYFARVDRGLHAVAGCNGSGVARGTLWGRLLVEMAAGDSSPVLADVLAQASPGYLPPSPFFDIGASLRMAWEVRRARAEA
- a CDS encoding malate dehydrogenase; this encodes MNKLSIVGAGIVGEAAAQIIALDELCRELALIDVQGELAKGKALDIWQAAVESGSDTRVYGGSNAELLQGSDLVVITAGVPRKPGQSRQDVLSINLPILDSIMLDINRHAPAATVLVVSNPVDVLTYRACSLSGLGRNRVFGQAGVLDTARMKCFIAEETGFSTRDITALVLGGHGDSMVPLMRYCAVGSVPLSHFLSSEQIERIVERTRKGGGEILGLKKLGSACDAPGVAIAQMVDAIANGRNRILPAVAILEGEYGRTGIAMGVPCVLSDEGLVRVIEMSLDAQEQAMFDHSADQVARDIAEMNAL
- a CDS encoding ATP-dependent zinc protease; protein product: MLLLAFAAPMKAHSEDLPIRGWIEEAKIYPEGVPVKAKLDTGALTSSMDAKDLAYFDKDGKKWVRFKVVVKNSDTGDETVQEFARPVLRKVKVSGAGGADHRPVVSLQICLGNQLLDEEFSLRDRKDMLYPVLIGRKTLEHIGPVDVRRTFTQKPSCEG
- a CDS encoding DUF3313 domain-containing protein → MSRFDKTLLCAIFSSVLITGCVSQVTEKEQYSGFLPNYSGLQEATSPSGHPVMRWVSPDFKPRSYSTVVFDKLVLYPAPKPNERVNQKTLQDLQNYASSTAKQTIALQYKVVPTRQAVPAGQRAMQVKAAITGVSASNEGMKWYEVVPIAAIVGATSAATGHRDQNTELYVEASITDVATGKPMVYVVRKIFGKTLENDKEAITADDFKQAIKEVNSDLSIMLSK
- a CDS encoding MarC family NAAT transporter, which produces MSSLFDAIVLGLLAILPLINPPTTVALFLALSQGFSREEKNRQALLTAFYVFLIMTFTYYIGEFIMDVFNISIPGLRIAGGGILCIIGGRMLFPQPIPSTAPQEGNAERASFAFIPLAMPSTAGPGTIAMIISSSATIKHSTSFPQWVLLTAPPLIFLSSALTLWICLRASDWIMKATGASGIDAISRLMGFLLVCMGVQFAINGAVEIVQGVITSNAHLAQP
- a CDS encoding SDR family NAD(P)-dependent oxidoreductase, whose product is MNMLQGKVALVTGGGQGVGQGIAFALAAEGARVAVAGRTRATLEQTVEEIRKRGGEALAVECDVMSAADLDRSVAQVVEAFGGLDILVNNAQIVPLGRILDVSDEEFMKGIDSGPIATLRLMRACYPHLKGNGSIVNLASSASVRWDASGYGHYAATKEAIRSLSRAAACEWGVDGIRVNVIAPHALSPGLRGWVDAHPAEAEAFFQSIPLRRVGDCEADIGRTVAFLVSDNARYLTGATIPLDGGQAYWG
- a CDS encoding YkgJ family cysteine cluster protein yields the protein MSCSTGRKIDHLRRQIPNFACVPGCHDCCGPVTASSEEMSRLPVKSDAEHEAALAHWNCVHLGPQGCEVYDERPLICRLFGTTPSLPCPRGRGPEIAIDEQVERQVHELIATTRQVLV